From Melanotaenia boesemani isolate fMelBoe1 chromosome 12, fMelBoe1.pri, whole genome shotgun sequence, a single genomic window includes:
- the LOC121650539 gene encoding olfactory receptor 11A1-like codes for MENSTSLNVTTYIITFDGFVDLHKFRYLYFVLTLTVYILIIFSNVTIVYLISTRQSLHEPMYVFIAALLLNSVLSSTNIYPKMLIDFLSDKPVISYSACLFQFFFIYSLAGSEFFILAAMAYDRYVSICKPLQYPNIVTNTTIVIYLGLAWLVPVLHSTIALILIHKAQVKLCNFDVKGIFCNNAIYTLYCARPRSVTIFGILVVVDCIILPLLFIVFTYTKILIIAYRSCKEVRKKAAETCLPHLLVLFSLTCLSAYDIVIVRIESDFPKTARLIMTLQIIVYHPLFNPIIYGLKMKKIYKHLKLLFCQAKII; via the coding sequence ATGGAAAATagtacatcacttaatgtaacAACTTATATTATAACTTTTGATGGGTTTGTAGACTTGCACAAATTCAGAtatctttattttgtattgaCATTGACAGTGTATATTTTAATAATCTTCAGTAATGTCACCATTGTGTATCTTATCTCAACACGACAGAGTCTCCATGAGCCAATGTATGTTTTCATTGCAGCTTTGCTTCTGAACTCTGTTTTGTCCAGCACTAATATCTACCCAAAAATGCTTATAGACTTTTTGTCTGATAAACCGGTCATATCGTATTCAGCTTGtctcttccagtttttttttatttattctttggctGGTTCAGAATTCTTTATTTTGGCTGCCATGGCCTATGACAGGTACGTGTCTATATGCAAACCCCTGCAATATCCAAATATAGTGACAAACACTACTATTGTCATTTACTTGGGTTTAGCTTGGCTTGTACCTGTTTTACATTCTACGATTGCATTAATTCTGATACATAAGGCTCAAGTTAAACTCTGTAACTTTGATGTAAAAGGAATATTTTGTAACAATGCAATTTACACACTTTACTGTGCAAGACCAAGATCAGTTACTATATTTGGTATATTGGTTGTGGTAGATTGTATAATACTTCCTCTActcttcattgtttttacatACACAAAAATACTGATCATAGCCTATCGAAGTTGCAAGGAGGTGAGGAAGAAAGCAGCTGAAACCTGTTTACCCCACCTGCTGGTTTTATTCAGTCTGACTTGTTTGAGTGCATATGATATCGTCATTGTTAGAATAGAATCAGATTTTCCAAAAACAGCAAGGTTGATCATGACATTGCAGATAATTGTGTATCATCCTTTGTTTAATCCAATAATATAtgggctgaaaatgaaaaaaatctataaacatCTAAAGCTGCTGTTCTGTCAAGCAAAAATCATCTGA
- the LOC121650599 gene encoding olfactory receptor 6N2-like yields the protein MENSSSPNVTTYIITFDGYVDLHKFRYLYFVLTLTVYILIIFSNVTIVYLISTRQSLHEPMYVFIAALLLNSVLSSTNIFPKMLIDFLSDKPVISYSACLFQFFFIYSLAGSEFFILAAMAYDRYVSICKPLQYPNIMTNTTIIICLCLAWFVPVLQTTISLILLHKTQVKLCNFDVKGIFCNNAIYTLHCARPGSLTVFGIWTVVDTIILPMLFIVFTYTKILIIAYQSCKEVRKKAAETCLPHLLVLFSLTCLSVYDIIIVRIESDFPKTARLIMTLQIFLYHPLFNPIIYGLKMKEIYKHLKLLFYQAKII from the coding sequence ATGGAAAATAGTTCATCACCTAATGTAACAACTTATATTATAACATTTGATGGGTATGTAGACTTGCACAAATTCAGAtatctttattttgtattgaCATTGACAGTGTATATTTTAATAATCTTTAGTAATGTCACCATTGTGTATCTTATCTCAACACGACAGAGTCTCCATGAGCCAATGTATGTTTTCATTGCAGCTTTGCTTCTGAACTCTGTTTTGTCCAGCACTAATATCTTCCCAAAAATGCTTATAGACTTTTTGTCTGATAAACCGGTCATATCGTATTCAGCTTGtctcttccagtttttttttatttattcattggcTGGTTCAGAATTCTTTATTTTGGCTGCCATGGCCTACGACAGGTACGTGTCTATATGCAAACCCCTGCAATATCCAAATATCATGACAAacactactattattatttgcCTGTGTTTAGCTTGGTTTGTACCTGTTTTACAAACTACGATCTCATTAATTCTGTTACATAAGACTCAAGTTAAACTCTGTAACTTTGATGTAAAAGGAATATTTTGTAACAATGCAATTTACACACTTCACTGTGCAAGACCAGGATCACTTACTGTATTTGGTATATGGACTGTGGTAGATACTATTATACTTCCAATGctcttcattgtttttacatACACAAAAATACTGATCATAGCCTATCAAAGTTGCAAGGAGGTGAGGAAGAAAGCAGCTGAGACCTGTTTACCCCACCTGCTGGTTTTATTCAGTCTGACTTGTTTGAGTGTGTATGATATAATCATTGTTAGAATAGAATCAGATTTTCCAAAAACAGCAAGGTTGATCATGACATTGCAGATATTTTTGTATCATCCTTTGTTCAATCCAATAATATAtgggctgaaaatgaaagaaatctaTAAACATCTAAAGTTGTTGTTCTATCAAGCAAAAATCATCTGA
- the LOC121650582 gene encoding olfactory receptor 6N2-like produces MENNNTQNVTYITFDGYVDLHKFRYLYFVILLTAYVLIIFCNVTIGCLIWTHKSLHEPMYIFIAALLFNSVVFSINIYPKLLIDILSVKQIISYSACLFQFFLFYSLAGSEFLLLAAMAYDRYVSICKPLQYPVIMRKSTVTTCLCSAWLLPACFIAVLVTLSANMQLCKFNLNGILCNNSIYSLHCVSSETRSIFGAVALIMSALFPLLFILFTYTRILIISYHSCKEVRRKAGQTCVPHLLVLISFFCLCAFDVIIVRVGSSFPKVVRLTMMVQSVLYHPLFNPIIYGVKMTEISKQLKKFFCQTKVI; encoded by the coding sequence atggaaaataataaCACACAAAATGTAACATATATAACTTTTGATGGGTATGTAGATTTGCACAAATTCAGGtatctttattttgtaattCTGTTGACAGCATATGTTTTAATAATCTTCTGTAATGTCACAATTGGATGTCTTATCTGGACACACAAAAGCCTCCATGAACCCATGTACATTTTCATTGCAGCTTTGCTTTTTAACTCTGTTGTATTCAGCATTAATATTTACCCCAAACTGCTTATAGACATTTTATCTGTTAAACAGATCATATCATATTCAGCTTGtctcttccagttttttttattttattctttggctgGTTCAGAATTCTTACTTTTAGCTGCCATGGCCTACGACAGGTACGTGTCTATATGTAAACCTCTGCAATATCCAGTTATCATGAGAAAATCTACAGTTACTACTTGTCTGTGTTCAGCTTGGCTTTTGCCTGCTTGCTTTATTGCAGTCCTGGTAACACTCAGTGCTAATATGCAGCTctgcaaatttaatttaaatggaattTTATGTAATAATTCAATATACAGTCTTCACTGTGTGAGTTCTGAAACACGCTCTATATTTGGTGCTGTTGCTCTGATTATGTCTGCACTTTTCCCTCTGCTATTCATACTTTTTACCTACACCAGAATACTTATAATATCCTATCACAGCTGTAAAGAAGTCAGGAGGAAAGCTGGACAGACCTGTGTTCCCCATCTGTTGGTTTTAatcagtttcttttgtttgtgtgcttttGATGTTATAATAGTTCGAGTGGGCTCCAGCTTTCCAAAGGTTGTGCGCTTGACAATGATGGTGCAGTCAGTTTTGTATCATCCTCTGTTCAATCCAATTATTTATGGAGTAAAAATGACGGAAATTTCTAAACAATTGAAAAAATTCTTCTGTCAAACTAAGGTAATCTAA